CAACTAACTTGGGGAGCAACTGCGGCGGGAGGTTATCAATGCAGAAAAAACCTAAATCTTCAAAACACCTGAGGGCATTACTCTTTCCCGCCCCTGAGAGGCCGCTGATAACAACCATACTGGGGGTATTTATCCTCATATAACCAATTTTCTCCGTCTGCTCGCAGATGGGATCTTTAATTCCTTACGATATTTGGCAACAGTCCTTCTTGCAATCTCTATCTGTTTGTGTCTCAGATATTCCATAATCTGCTGGTCACTGAACGGTCTTTTCGGGTTTTCATCAGATATCAATCTTTCAATCATATCGCGGACACTCCTTGATGAACAATTCTCGCCGCCTGAGGTACCAAGCCCGCTGCTGAAGAAGTATTTTAATTCGAAGATGCCCTGCGGAGTGCCTACATATTTGTTGTGGGTAACACGGCTCACTGTAGATTCATGCATCTGGATATCCTCTGCTATTTCCCTTAATGTAAGGGGTTTCAATTGGTTTACACCCTTATCAAAGAAATCATTCTGATATTTTACAATACTCTGTGCAACCTTGTATATAGTCCTGTTGCGTTGTTCAATACTCCTGATCATCCAGATAGCAGACCTGAACTTATCTTCGAGATAACCCCGTTCATCTTCACCAATCTCGTTTTTTCCTTTCAGCATCTTCTTGTAAATAGGATTTATCTTGAGCTTAGGAAGCCCTTCTTCATTCATCAGAACAATGTATTCACCTTCGTATTTTATAACATAGACATCAGGGACAATATAGACATTATCCGCTGTGTAGTATGCCCTGCCGGGCTTAGGCTCAAGCTTCTCAATAATCCTTATTGCATGAGACAGGTCTTCAAGAGATATATCGAGTTTACGGGCAATAACCTGATAACGTTTTTTTTCAAAATCAGAAAGGTGATCCGACACAATTGTTTCAACTATAGTCCCTGAGAATCCTATCTGAGTAATCTGATTTAAGAGGCACTCTTTCAGATCCCTTGCTGCAACACCGGGCGGGTCAAAGCTCTGAATAAACTTTAATACTTCAAATACCTTGTCTGTTGAAGAATTGCTCTGACACGCAATCTCCTCCACTGTTGACTGAAGATAACCGTTTTCATCAAGATTTCCTATAATAAGCTCTCCGATGTCTATAGTAAGCGGCTCCGAAGTAGATAACTTTAATTGCCATATAAGATGGTCATACAGGGAGGCCGGCTTTGTTAAAATCTGTTCATAACTGGGGCTGTCCTCGTCAGCTTCTTTTCGGAAATTCAACTCCCTGTTTTCACCCCTGTCATCATCTATATAATCCTCCCATTTCATGTCAGAACCGGAGCCGTCAAGAGGTGTTATACTCTCAGCCTCTTTTTCAACAGCAGAATTAGTATTATCTGATAATTGACTGGACTTAAAATTATCTTCATCTTCTGGATCAAGGGTTTCTGAGGCGGTTTCTTCAAGTACCGGATTTTCCAATAATGCCTGGCTTATTAGCTGTTCTAATTCAAGTTTTGATAATTGAAGGAGTTTGATGGCCTGCTGAAGCTGCGGGGTCATTATAAGTTTCTGTGCAAGTCTCAGGTCTAATTTCGTGTCCATCTCTCCCCCTTCGTATTATTGATGATGTTATCCTCATGCTGTAATTTGAATCTCTCCCCAAGGTAAGCAGACCTTACCTCAGCGCTTTCAACAATCTCCTTCGGAGTGCCTGACTTCATTATTATACCTTCATTTATAATATAAACCCGGTCACATACCTCAAGGGTATGCTGTACATTATGGTCTGTAATAAGTACCCCTATGCCTCTTTCTTTTAGTTGTGTAATAATATGTTGAATATCGGATATTGAGATCGGGTCAATCCCTGCGAATGGTTCATCTAACAGGATGAAAACAGGTGAGGATGCAAGTGCCCTTGCAATCTCAACACGTCTCCTCTCACCTCCTGATAATGTATTTGCAGGTTGTTTTGAGAGATGAGAAACATTAAATTCTTTAAGAAGAGAGTTCAGCATGTCTTTACGTTCATAAGAAGACAGCGGTTGAAATTCGAGAATAGCCAGTATATTTTCTTCAACAGTAAGTTTCCTGAATATTGACGGCTCCTGCGGGAGGTAACAAACCCCCATTCTTGCACGCTTATAAGTCGGAAGGTGGGTCACGTCTGTTGAGTCAATTAGTATTCGTCCGCCGGAAGGTCTTAGTAAACCGGTGATAATTGAAAATATCGTAGTCTTACCCGCGCCATTAGGACCTAACAAACCTACAGCTTCACCTGCCATCAATGAAAGGCTTACACTGTTCACTATCTTACGACCCCTGTAAACCTTCTCCAAATTTTCCGCTATAAGATTAGTCATATATTCAGTTTCTTGCTTCTGACTTCTTGCCTCTTTCTATCTCGGATAAATCACCGCCTCCCCACCTTCTACAATAACCCTGTCTTCTTTTATAAAAACAGTGATCTTTTCTCCCATGAGTTCATCATGGCCTTCATGGATATTGGGGGCGCCGGTAAAAATCATCTTCTCATCTTTTTTATAATAAGTTACCTTATCGGCTAATATCGTTCTAACGCCTTGAGTAAATTTAACTTCTCCAGTTGCTGTTATGGTAATTAACTCACGTTTTTTCTCAAGTGCTTCTGTCCCTCCATTTTCTTTAATACCGGAAGGAGAAAACATTACTTCAACATTATTGGCTTTTAAAACAGCAGAATCACGTTCAACAACAACATCTCCCTCGAACAGGATTGTGTTTTCCTGATTTTTAAGGATCATCTTCTTAGATGTAATGGATAGCCCTCCCTCCTGATCCCGGCTTATGAAATGTGTGGATGTGGATTCCTCTCCGTAAGTACTTGCAACCGAAAATAGCAGTAGAAGTATCGGCAGGCAGACTGCTAAAATTATTTGGGAACGGTCACCACATCGTTGCCCTGACATTCTTTTTGAGTTCATATTCATCATTATCTATACGTGCAACAAAACCTTCACCTTCGAGATTGAAATTGTCCCCTTTAAGATAAACTTTACCCGGGCTTCTAACCTCTTTACTCTCTTCCAACCACCTTAAGCTGTCAGCCTTTATCGTAACATTGCTTCCAATCTTTATATCAACAGCATTATCTTCTTTCTCTAAGTAGAGTGTATTTTTATCTATATTAAATGTTCCCTTATCTGCATATAATTTAACCGGACTTTTCCTTTGAGGGTTATAGGTAATTTCTATCCCGCGTATTGATGCATCGTCTTCTCCCTCGAATATTTTTGCCTCTCTTGCCTTTATCTCCATATCTAATTTTTCTCCATTAAGACGGAAAATATGGAAATCAGTTATACTCTGGGACAGACCCCCAAGTGAAACTATTTCTAATGCCCCGCCTTGTTGGTCAACGCTTTTACCTTTAAAAAGCACTGTAATAAATATAAGAAGCAACAGGCCAATTATAATTGCCATTATGTAAGGCATAGCAGTAAGTTTCATATTAAATTATTTTATTAAAAAAATGTTAACACAATGAGATGTGCAAGTAAAGAAGATTCAGCACGAATCTTGCATAGAACTGAAAATAGAAGTTAACCTTGCGTTTAATTATCAGCCGGCTGAAACAGCAGCGTACTCTTTAATCCCCTCTTTATAAAGGTCACCGCCGTATATATCATTAATCACAATAACAGGAAAGTCTTCGACCTGAAGTATCCTGACAGCCTCTGTCCCAAGGTCCTCAAATGCAAGTATTTCAGCCTTTTTAATCTTTTTTGACAATAATGCCGCCACTCCACCGATAGCAGCGAAGTATACGCACTTGTGCTCCACAATGGCCTTTTTTACTGCCTCAGACCTTGCCCCCTTTCCAATCATACCTTTAAGGCCAAGTTCAATCAGCGTTGGAGAATAAAAGTCCATTCTTCCGGCAGTTGTAGGCCCGGCTGACCCGATCGGCATTCCTGGTTTGGCAGGTGTCGGCCCTACAAAATATATTACCTGTCCCCGTATATTAAATGGGAGGGGTTGTCCGTCTTTAATCATCTGGACAAGTCTTTTGTGCGCAGCATCCCGTGCAGTATAAAGGACACCGCTGAGTTCAACCTTATCTCCGGCCCTGAGACCGGCGATTACCTCATCTGTAAGTGGTGTTGTTATTTTTTTAGTTTTTATCATATTAACTCCTTAAGTGAATCAATAAATTGGATTCCTTAAATCACCCCATCCCCACCCTAACCCTCCCCTTGAAGGGGAGGGAAAAAACATTTGCTTCCCTCCCCCTCAGGGAGAGGGTCCGGGTGAGGGTGGGGTTTTTATGCAGTTGTGAGCCAATGACTCTAATACTTTTTCTCGCATCTTACTTCTTACTTATGCTTTTCGTGTTTTATATAACTACGCTCTTATGTCTGCTTGAATGACACCCAATATTTACGGCGACCGGCAAACTTGCAATATGACATGGATGTACCTCTACATGTACCGCAAATGCTGTAACAAGTCCCCCAAGTCCTACAGGGCCGATACCGAGCTGGTTGACCCTTTTTAACAGATCCTCTTCAAGGGATGCAACCTCAAGCCTTGAATTCGGTTGCCCTACCGGTCTTAACAATGCCTTTTTGGCCAGCATGGCAGATTTCTCAAAGTCACCGCCAATGCCTACACCAACGATAACAGGCGGGCATGGGTTTGCACCGGCATTCTTCACGCTCTCTACTAC
The Nitrospirota bacterium DNA segment above includes these coding regions:
- the rpoN gene encoding RNA polymerase factor sigma-54, coding for MDTKLDLRLAQKLIMTPQLQQAIKLLQLSKLELEQLISQALLENPVLEETASETLDPEDEDNFKSSQLSDNTNSAVEKEAESITPLDGSGSDMKWEDYIDDDRGENRELNFRKEADEDSPSYEQILTKPASLYDHLIWQLKLSTSEPLTIDIGELIIGNLDENGYLQSTVEEIACQSNSSTDKVFEVLKFIQSFDPPGVAARDLKECLLNQITQIGFSGTIVETIVSDHLSDFEKKRYQVIARKLDISLEDLSHAIRIIEKLEPKPGRAYYTADNVYIVPDVYVIKYEGEYIVLMNEEGLPKLKINPIYKKMLKGKNEIGEDERGYLEDKFRSAIWMIRSIEQRNRTIYKVAQSIVKYQNDFFDKGVNQLKPLTLREIAEDIQMHESTVSRVTHNKYVGTPQGIFELKYFFSSGLGTSGGENCSSRSVRDMIERLISDENPKRPFSDQQIMEYLRHKQIEIARRTVAKYRKELKIPSASRRRKLVI
- the lptB gene encoding LPS export ABC transporter ATP-binding protein → MTNLIAENLEKVYRGRKIVNSVSLSLMAGEAVGLLGPNGAGKTTIFSIITGLLRPSGGRILIDSTDVTHLPTYKRARMGVCYLPQEPSIFRKLTVEENILAILEFQPLSSYERKDMLNSLLKEFNVSHLSKQPANTLSGGERRRVEIARALASSPVFILLDEPFAGIDPISISDIQHIITQLKERGIGVLITDHNVQHTLEVCDRVYIINEGIIMKSGTPKEIVESAEVRSAYLGERFKLQHEDNIINNTKGERWTRN
- the lptC gene encoding LPS export ABC transporter periplasmic protein LptC — encoded protein: MKLTAMPYIMAIIIGLLLLIFITVLFKGKSVDQQGGALEIVSLGGLSQSITDFHIFRLNGEKLDMEIKAREAKIFEGEDDASIRGIEITYNPQRKSPVKLYADKGTFNIDKNTLYLEKEDNAVDIKIGSNVTIKADSLRWLEESKEVRSPGKVYLKGDNFNLEGEGFVARIDNDEYELKKNVRATMW
- a CDS encoding Fe-S-containing hydro-lyase, whose product is MIKTKKITTPLTDEVIAGLRAGDKVELSGVLYTARDAAHKRLVQMIKDGQPLPFNIRGQVIYFVGPTPAKPGMPIGSAGPTTAGRMDFYSPTLIELGLKGMIGKGARSEAVKKAIVEHKCVYFAAIGGVAALLSKKIKKAEILAFEDLGTEAVRILQVEDFPVIVINDIYGGDLYKEGIKEYAAVSAG